A window of Glycine soja cultivar W05 chromosome 2, ASM419377v2, whole genome shotgun sequence genomic DNA:
CAAGATCATTTCCATCCCTCTTGAAAATAGCATGAGGCTTCTCATCCAACTCAAAAATTAGATCAGATGGAGCAAATCCTGGTTCTTGGTTGCCTTTCCCAGGAAAAGTTATTTTTGTGCCCTTCTTCCAACCAGGCTTTATGTCTATCTTCAAGATTTCTTCTACAGACCTTAACTCTctgccaaaacaaaaaaaaagaaaaaagagggcTCCTAGTGAACTTGAAATGAGGaggcaaaaatgaaaaatatatatgctcCAAATTTTATGTTGTTGATACAAATTTGATCCAAATAGCCAAGTTCAACAGGAAATAAGCATACACCaaagaaacatattttacatAACACAAGCCTGATATTCACACAAACCAatgaaacatatttttcatactAGTAACACATGACATCAAGGGGGCAAACGCAAATCcccaaaacaattaaatttcaCCTTCCTTTCTTCACTTGTGGGCACAGAATACAGATATATGTTTAGGTATGCGTGACTGCACAAAAGTGCATGATCAAGCAAAGTAAGCGTTAAGCCAAAAGAAAAAACCTACCAAAACATGATAATGACTACCAAACAAAATGACAGACACCCAAGGCATGGCCAAGGGGTCAACCCAATTCCCATGTAAACTATCCTAGATTTAAggtacaaaaaaaatcatattttctttaataattcCATACTAGCagcaaattttcattttgttttggtACATAGCCTTGAAGTCAACACAGACTTGCGATGTTAATTAATGACACTAGTTGTATGTATCTCTCAATGGTAGGCAAGGATAAAGTTAGAAGGGAGGAAGGAGAGATCGGGTCCCATCTGacatttttaccaaaaaaaaactaacatattaacatttgtcaataatatatatatatatatatataatcaacatAAACTAcctctgaaatttcaattctgATTGGAAAAAGGCACCAACCTACCTAAGAATCAGTATCTAAATTTTGTCCACAGAATTCTGCACCTtaattttacaacaaaaaacataaaCCTCTACATGCAATGAACTAATTAGAACAGCATGGATTAGTTAATTACCCGAATTCATCAGGAACAATCCTTGAGACCTTCAACTTCTTTTTGCAACCGTTGTAAAGCTCTTCAAGGGTACAAAGCAAGCTGCTTTCAACCACCCCTGCATCCTTCATGTTCCCATAGCCATATTCCTTGGTGAAGCGTTGAGAGTTAAGGGGATAGTGACCGTACAAGTCATAGATCTGGCGCTTCTTTGGGTCACTAAGCACATCATAGGCCTCAGAAACTTGTTTAAACTTGGCCTCAAACTCTTCTTTCCTAAGAGGGTCTTCAAGGTTCTTATCTGGGTGCCATTTCATTGCCAATTTCTTATAAgccttcttcacttcttcatCAGTGGCATCATGCTTCACCTTCAGTATTTTGTAGTAGTCACCAGCACCCATGTTAATGAAGCACGAACTAAAGCTGAGTTCTGCGTGAAAATCAGTGCTTTATGAGGGGAAGAGACTTTGTGTGCTTTTGTCAATGACTTTGTTTAAGTGGCTGCAAAAGGGTAGGTAGGTAGTAGCGGAAATCACGCTTTGGAACAGATTTAAGAGGAGAAGATAAACACTGAAACAGCACTCTGACGCGTACTTTcagtttttttggattttgatttttcttttttcgtatTATAGTTAAGAAAACAGTTGCTATCGCTAATGCTAGTTGATGCTATGACAGCATGTGCAGCAAAAATGTCTCCAATACACGGATAATGGTAAATTAGTAATATAATGGCAACTTGGTAAGTCAAATTAATATTGAAATAATCTTAGGGATGAAGGAGTGTAAGAAGGTCTCAAAGTATTTTCATGTATGAAAGTCATTTATTTAGGAGaatttgtatttgatttttttattatacgtaaaattttcttaaattaacgGTAACCAGGTGCATCACACAGCCAGTCTCTGatctcaggaaaaaaaaataaaattaaaattgtcttaTATTTGTTATACAGAGAATGACCAGGAGTAACAGCATGGTTTATCAttatgattgaattttttctctctcagtATTATCGATTttgcttttcctttttatttcagGGAAGCTTCTCGGAAATATCTAGTGTAGCTTTTACGCATTGAATGATTGCAGACTGCAGTATagaataattttgatttgaacTGTAAGGCAAATAtagtacttttttattttattttgtacatTTTCTATGAGCAGATAAATCTCATAATTTAATCATTCAATTTCTTAAATTGAgacttttttataagaaaatatattaaagtatCTGGACGTACAGATGTACGTTGTTTGAGATAGACAGACATTTCCTAATATTAAAGATAGTTAAATGAAGGACTGACAAGAAAGAATTGagtcaactatttttttttcacatactATTTCTGCCCTTCTATacaaaatattgtataaaattaaattataattagtcGGCAGTCGTAAGGGTACACGTTTTACTTTggaatttcttttcttattgaCCTAGTTTTCCTTGTAGTGCt
This region includes:
- the LOC114379321 gene encoding dnaJ homolog subfamily B member 13-like, with protein sequence MGAGDYYKILKVKHDATDEEVKKAYKKLAMKWHPDKNLEDPLRKEEFEAKFKQVSEAYDVLSDPKKRQIYDLYGHYPLNSQRFTKEYGYGNMKDAGVVESSLLCTLEELYNGCKKKLKVSRIVPDEFGELRSVEEILKIDIKPGWKKGTKITFPGKGNQEPGFAPSDLIFELDEKPHAIFKRDGNDLVVMHKILLVDALTGKTLNLTTLDGRDLTIKVADIVKPGYELVVPNEGMPISKEPGKKGNLRIMFDVMFPSRLTTQQKYDLKRILSDVDY